ATAACTATTTAATTGATACATGGGAAATTAAATCAATGAGGCGGCTCGAATAGCCTATCTCGTTGTCATACCATCCTATGATCTTCACAAAGGTATCTCCCACTACCGAAGTCATTTGCGCATCAAAGATACAGGAGTGGGAATTGCCTTTAATATCTATAGAAACTATAGGATCTTCGGTATATTTCAGGATATGCTTGAGGCTTCCTGCAGCGGCTTTTTTAAAGGCCGCGTTAACTTCTTCTATGCTCGTGCGCTTTTCAACATGAAGGGTCATATCGGTAAGGCTGCCGTTGGCCACGGGTACCCTTATTCCGCAGCCGCCAATCACATCGCTTAGCTTCGGGAAAATTCTTGTAAGTGCTTTTGCCGCGCCGGTGGTGGTGGGTACAATAGATTGCCCGGCGGCCCTGGCACGTCGCAGGTCTTTGTGTGGCTGGTCGTGCAGGCTTTGATCTGTGGTGTAAGAATGTACCGTGGTAATATAGGCTTTTTTGACCCCGGCCAGTTCATTCACGATCTTTAGCATTGGGGCGGCATTGTTTGTGGTACACGAGGCGTTAGAAATAATATCCTCTGTGCCGTCCAGAATATGCTCGTTCACTCCCAGGACCACCATCTTAATGGAGTCATCTTCGGGAGGCACGCTTAAAATGACCTTTTTGACACCTTCCTGAAGGTGGGCTTCAAGCTCAGGTCTTTTCTTGAACTTTCCGGTGCTTTCTACCACCACGTCTACATGGTGAAGGCTCCAGTTAATGTGGGCGGTACGGGCGTGATTGGAAACGGGTACTTCTTTCCCGTCTATTACTACGGAAGCTTCTCTGGAAGAAACCTCTTTTTTGAGCACCCCGTGTATGCTGTCGTACTTGAGAAGGTGGGCCAGGGTGGCGGCGGGGGCGAGGTCGTTAATGGCCACCACCTCAATATCTTCACGATCTAAGAGCAGCCTGAACAAATTTCGGCCTATGCGACCAAAGCCGTTGATCCCAACCCTGATCTTTTCTTTTGATACTGCTGAAGGTCTTGCGCCCTCCATTATGTTAAGTGTTTTTGTGCTTTATACGAAGATCTTACCAGGGCACCGCTTTCCACATGCCTAAAGCCCATTTCAAGTCCGATGGTCTCATATTTCTTGAACTGTTCTGGAGTCACAAATTCGTGTACCGGAAGGTGCTGTTTTGTAGGTT
This Salinimicrobium tongyeongense DNA region includes the following protein-coding sequences:
- the gap gene encoding type I glyceraldehyde-3-phosphate dehydrogenase translates to MEGARPSAVSKEKIRVGINGFGRIGRNLFRLLLDREDIEVVAINDLAPAATLAHLLKYDSIHGVLKKEVSSREASVVIDGKEVPVSNHARTAHINWSLHHVDVVVESTGKFKKRPELEAHLQEGVKKVILSVPPEDDSIKMVVLGVNEHILDGTEDIISNASCTTNNAAPMLKIVNELAGVKKAYITTVHSYTTDQSLHDQPHKDLRRARAAGQSIVPTTTGAAKALTRIFPKLSDVIGGCGIRVPVANGSLTDMTLHVEKRTSIEEVNAAFKKAAAGSLKHILKYTEDPIVSIDIKGNSHSCIFDAQMTSVVGDTFVKIIGWYDNEIGYSSRLIDLISHVSIK